Below is a genomic region from Methanoregula sp..
TATTGAGAAACGTCTCCTGCTGGCCGGCAAAACTGGCGTCCGGGAGATCCTCTGCAGTTGCGCTCGAGCGCACGGCCACGATGAGATCGTCGCCAGACATCTTCTTGTATGCCTTTTTGATCTCCTCGCTGATGATTGCCGGCATCTTTGCCTTCATCACCAGTTCTTTTGCATGGTCGGCAGCCTTTTCGAGCGCTGCGTTGTCCTCCACATCGAGCTTATCGAACGATGAAAAAATCTTTTCTTCAAGATTGGTCTCTACTAAAAACCTGCGGAAGGCCTGGGCGGTGACCACGAAGGCTCTCGGTACCGGAAGGCCGATAGAGGCCATTTCCCCAAGAGACGCTCCCTTACCCCCGACAGAAATAATATCTTCCTTCCTGATCTCCTCTAACCAGAGAATATTAGGGACATTTTTCATGCTCGCACCACTTATGATGTCGACTTCACTCGTATAATAATTATCATCGCGTTACCCTGCCGGAGGGGTGGTTATGGGGGTTGCTTATTGATTGACGGTTTGGATTAGTTTCCTGAACCGGTTGCTCCATTGTCCGATTCCCCCTCGTTGTAAATAATGAGGGTGACTCCCTCTCTCCCCCAGAGGGGGAGGCAGCCCAAGGGGAGCCCCCCTTGACCCCCTTTGATTTTCAAGTTTTATGCTGGGAGAGGATCCTGCTTTTCCTTACTCCAGCCACGGTTTAAGCGATTACGATAATAAAACCACCTTGCCCCGCTGTGCCTCGGAGAGGCCCTGAGACGGGGGAGCCTCACAAAAATTTTCTGATATTTTTATGCCGTATTTCACTTGCTTGGAACAGCATGGCGCAATCTTTCTCCATATATTGCCTGAGCGCCAGCCGGCCCGCAAAGAATAACCCTGATTAAGTATGGCGGCGATATTCTATGGGTTTTTATGGCAAACGCAAAGGTGCTCGTCAGTGATCCGCTGGCGGAAGAAGGGCTTGTTATCCTGCGGGCGGCAGTCGATGTGGACGTTAAGACTGAGCTCAAGGAAGAAGAGCTCATCAAGATCATCGGGGACTACGATGCCCTGCTCGTGCGGAGCAGCACGGATGTCAATGCAAAGGTGATCGAGGCAGGCAAAAAGCTGAAGTTCATCGGGCGTGCCGGTGTCGGCGTGGACAATATCGATATGGATGCAGCGACCCGCAAGGGAATTATCGTTGCCAATGCGCCGGAGGGAAATACCCTTGCCGCAACCGAGCACACCATGGCCATGATGCAGTCCCTTGCCCGCAATATCCCGCAGGCGAACGCGAGCCTCAGGAAGAAAGAGTGGAAGCGCAGCAAGTTCATGGGCGTGGAACTGAACGAAAAGACCCTCGGTATTGTCGGGTTCGGGCGCATCGGGCGTGAAGTGGCAAAGCGGGCAAACGCGATGGATATGAAATGCGTTGCCTACGATCCCTTCATCACCAAGGAACGGGCGGCCCAGCTCGGCGTCGAGATGATGTCGATGGCCGACCTCTTCAAGGTCGCGGATGTCATCACGGTCCACACCCCCCTGATCGCCGAGACGAAGCACGTCATCAACGAAAAGAGCATCGCGACGATGAAAGACGGCGTGCGGATCATCAACTGCGCCCGTGGCGGTATCATCGATGAGAAGGCGCTCTACGATGCGGTCAAGAGCGGCAAGGTGGCCGGGGCAGCCCTCGATGTATTCGAGACCGAGCCCCCGACCGAATCCCCGCTCCTCACCCTCGACCAGATCATCGTGACCCCCCATCTCGGGGCAAGCACGGTCGAGGCGCAGGTCAATGTCGCAGTCTCGGTTGCAAAGCAGTGCATTGAAGTCCTGAAGGGCGGGGCTGCGAAATACGTGGTCAACGCCCCGATGGTCCCGCCCGAGCATGCGGAAGTGCTTGCACCCTTTGCCCAGCTCGCCGAGAAGATGGGACGCTTCGTTACCCAGATCGCGGGCGGCAGGCTCTCCTCCGTGGAACTCATCTACGGCGGCGAACTCTCGGCCTATGCCGGCAGCATGAAGTACGTTACCCGCCTTGCCCTCAAGGGGCTTCTCGACCCGGTGCTCCAGCAGCCGGTCAATATCGTGAACGCGGATTTCATAGCAAAGGAACGCGGCATCGCCGTCAGCGAGACCGTCACGCAGGAGTCCAGCGGGTTCAAGAACCTTATCACCATCCGGATCAAGACCGACAAGGGTGAAGAGACGGTCAGCGGGACGGTCTTTTTTAAGGGCCGCAGCCGCATTGTCGCAGTCGGTGGCTACACGATGGACATGATCCCCGAAGGCTACGTGATCGTGTCACGCCACCTGGACAAGCCGGGCGTTATCGGGCGGGCATCCACCATCCTCGGGAAGAACAACATCAACATTGCCGGCATGCAGGTCGGCCGGGTCCAGCCCGGCGAGCATGCGATCATGGTCCTGAACGTGGACAGCGATGTTCCCGACAGCGTGATGGAAGAGATACGCGGGATGCCGGGGATCTTTACCGCAACGTTTGCCAAGATATCGAGCGGGAAGATTTAAGGATTCTTTTTTTTAGTGCGGGCCGGGATAAGCGGCTTCTCAAAAATTCAAAGGGGGATATAGTAATCCAGAGTGCGATTGTGTCTCGAAGATGCATCGACTGTTAACGTTCTGGCGGATGAACTGAGATAGCTATCCAAAGGAATATCACTGTACCGGAGCAAAAACTGCAATATCCAAAAAGGTGGGGGGCAACAGTGAAGAAAGGGAACAATGGTATGATGGAGAGCCGAACCTTTTCACCGGACTTTACCTACACCCACCGGATGGTGAGAAGGCTTTCGGATATCGCTGCTGCCCGCGAGGTGATCCTTCATGCACACCTGATCCCGAAATGGGAGGTGTCGATCCGCAGGGAACAACTGGTCCGGGCTGCACATGCATCCACAGCGATAGAGGGGAACCCGCTCTCCCTTGAGGAAGTGAGCCGGCTTTCCGAGGGCAGGGAGGTTATGGCTGCCCGCAGGGCAAAAAACGAGGTGCTCAACTACCTCCGGGTGCTGGAACACATTGACCGGTACCAGAAGGACGGTATGATCTCAGAAGAGAACCTCCTTTCCCTGCACCGCGACGTCACCCTTGATACGCTGGATGACCCGGCAACGGAGGGGGCGTTCCGGAAGGTGCAGGTTGTTGTCGGAAACCGCCTCACCAGAGAGGTGGTGTATTCCCCACCCCCCCCAAAAGAGGTTGTCCCGCAGATGAACGCGCTTACCGGTTGGCTGAATTCCGATGCAGCGCACCAGATGCATCCGGTACTGGTTGCCGGGATCGCGCATTACGAACTCGTGCGGATTCACCCGTTTGTGGACGGGAACGGGCGAACGGCCCGGGCGCTCGCTACCCTTGTTCTCGCAATGCGGGAGTTCGATATCAAGCGGTTCTTTACCTTGGATGATTTCTACGACAGCGACCGGCCTGCCTACTACAATGTGCTCAAAGCGGTGAACCTGACCTATCCGGACTGCACGGTATGGCTGGAGTACTTTACGGAAGGGGTGGAGATCTCCCTACACCGTGTGAAGGAGCGGGTGTTGCTGCTCTCGTCTGATGAGCACCGGAAGGTATCCGGGGGGCAGGTGGCTCTTTCCGAGCGGCAGATGAAGATTATCGAGTTCATCCATGCCCACGGTTCGGTGAAGAGCGGGGATCTGATGCGTCTGTATGGCATTTCCCGGCAGGCAGCAGGCAAGGAGCTCGGGCAGATGATTGAGCAGAACCTGATCAGGATCGAAGGAAAGGGGCGTTCTACGCGGTACGTGATGGCCTGAGCAGGTTGTCGATTAGGTTGTCGATTAGGTTGTCGATTAGGTTGTCGATTAGGTTGTCGATTAGGTTGTCGATTAGGTTGTCGATTATCGGAAAGTTGGGCGTGCTTCTACCATCCTCGGGAAGAACAACATCAACATTGCCGGCATGCAGGTCGGCCGGGTCCAGCCCGGCGAGCATGCCATCATGGTGCTGAACGTGGACAGCGATGTTCCCGACAGCGTGATGGAAGAGATACGCGGGATGCCGGGGATCTTCACCGCAACGTTTGCCAAGATATCGAGCGGGAAGATTTAGGATACTCTTTTTTTGCGGACCGGGTACGCGGCTCCTTGTGTCACATTGTATGTGATGGCGTGAGCAGGTTGTCGATTAGGTTGTCGATTAGGTTGTCGATTAGGTTGTCGATTACCGGATTATCCGAAGGACCGTGACGCAAGTGAACGTAAACAAGAACGAGTGAAAATGACTGAAGGATTTTGTCTCTACAACCTTGTTTGATTGGTTCAAAAATGAACCATGTGGAGCAAAACCTGACCAATGAAATTTCCGACAGTGTGATAGAAGAGATACGCGGGATGCCGGCATCTTCACCGTACGTTTGCCAAGATACCGGGCGAGAACATTTAGGGGTAATCTTTTTTTTAATACAAAGTTAATTTTCAAAAATTTAGAGAAGCACTTTAAATTTTATGATTCTCTTCCGTTTCTATCTGATTGCCAGGTTCCTTTTGTCTTACTTTAAGCGACTCTAAATAAATGAAACGTTTTCGCAAATTCTCATATCTTTCAATCGATTGTAATATTGTCGGATTTGAGACAATTTTAGATAAATCCTTCATTTCTTTAAATATCTCTATATATTCAGGATTTGTAAAAAGTTTTCTAAAATCTTCGTCTTCTAAAAGCGTATCCATATCCTTTTGATTAAATACCGGCACATATGCGCCAAAAATTGTTTGTTGCCTATTTTGATTTCTCAAATTTCGAACTTCTTTGATTGCAT
It encodes:
- the serA gene encoding phosphoglycerate dehydrogenase, with product MANAKVLVSDPLAEEGLVILRAAVDVDVKTELKEEELIKIIGDYDALLVRSSTDVNAKVIEAGKKLKFIGRAGVGVDNIDMDAATRKGIIVANAPEGNTLAATEHTMAMMQSLARNIPQANASLRKKEWKRSKFMGVELNEKTLGIVGFGRIGREVAKRANAMDMKCVAYDPFITKERAAQLGVEMMSMADLFKVADVITVHTPLIAETKHVINEKSIATMKDGVRIINCARGGIIDEKALYDAVKSGKVAGAALDVFETEPPTESPLLTLDQIIVTPHLGASTVEAQVNVAVSVAKQCIEVLKGGAAKYVVNAPMVPPEHAEVLAPFAQLAEKMGRFVTQIAGGRLSSVELIYGGELSAYAGSMKYVTRLALKGLLDPVLQQPVNIVNADFIAKERGIAVSETVTQESSGFKNLITIRIKTDKGEETVSGTVFFKGRSRIVAVGGYTMDMIPEGYVIVSRHLDKPGVIGRASTILGKNNINIAGMQVGRVQPGEHAIMVLNVDSDVPDSVMEEIRGMPGIFTATFAKISSGKI
- a CDS encoding Fic family protein; its protein translation is MMESRTFSPDFTYTHRMVRRLSDIAAAREVILHAHLIPKWEVSIRREQLVRAAHASTAIEGNPLSLEEVSRLSEGREVMAARRAKNEVLNYLRVLEHIDRYQKDGMISEENLLSLHRDVTLDTLDDPATEGAFRKVQVVVGNRLTREVVYSPPPPKEVVPQMNALTGWLNSDAAHQMHPVLVAGIAHYELVRIHPFVDGNGRTARALATLVLAMREFDIKRFFTLDDFYDSDRPAYYNVLKAVNLTYPDCTVWLEYFTEGVEISLHRVKERVLLLSSDEHRKVSGGQVALSERQMKIIEFIHAHGSVKSGDLMRLYGISRQAAGKELGQMIEQNLIRIEGKGRSTRYVMA